One genomic segment of Methanococcus voltae PS includes these proteins:
- a CDS encoding sodium-dependent transporter yields the protein MSAREQWGSNLGFIIAAIGSAVGLGNIWRFPYMAYENGGGAFLIPYIIGLFIVGVTVLALEFVIGHSTKGSAPLAWKRLNGKFEWLGWLSVFTAFIITTYYMAILGWGIAYLYQLLFIGIPADIGGFFFNDILQISSGPGEIGTFPLLSLISVVLAWVVTYVIINSGVKKGLERANKVFMPILFLMTVALVIRGFTLPGGIDGILLYVTPDFSKITNLKIWVDAFCQIFFSLSLGFGIMIAYSSYLPEKTDLTKSSLIVALSNSFYSLIVGLAVFGTLGYMAFQQNIPITEVVQQSITLAFVTFPTAISLMPFGREFGIIFFLSFVIAGISSALSLMESFSSAIIDKFQISRKKTSFIVTILGILGSLIFVTQSGLYWLDIVDNFISNVTLPLVGILEAIAAIWLFKGEKLVEYIDRLSPIKMGSLWKVFAGIITPVSLLVFLGFHTYSLITTGYGGYESIFVALGAAVIPAMLLGSIIFTSIPWKEKIQDWDSFNYNRFKEIAKEVLKKEEKI from the coding sequence GTGAGTGCAAGAGAACAATGGGGCTCTAATTTGGGTTTCATAATCGCAGCAATTGGTTCTGCGGTTGGTTTAGGAAACATATGGCGGTTTCCATACATGGCTTATGAAAATGGTGGAGGGGCTTTCCTTATACCTTATATAATTGGTTTATTTATTGTTGGTGTTACAGTTTTAGCTTTAGAGTTCGTTATAGGACATTCTACAAAGGGTTCCGCACCCCTTGCTTGGAAAAGATTAAACGGTAAATTCGAATGGTTAGGTTGGCTTTCCGTATTTACTGCATTTATAATCACTACCTACTATATGGCAATCCTTGGTTGGGGTATTGCATACTTATACCAGCTTTTATTCATAGGAATACCTGCAGATATCGGAGGATTCTTCTTCAATGATATATTACAAATCTCAAGTGGGCCTGGTGAAATAGGTACATTCCCATTATTATCGTTAATATCAGTTGTTCTTGCGTGGGTTGTAACTTATGTTATTATCAATTCAGGGGTTAAAAAAGGTTTGGAAAGAGCAAACAAGGTATTTATGCCCATACTATTCCTTATGACTGTTGCATTAGTTATAAGAGGGTTTACCTTACCGGGTGGTATCGATGGTATCTTACTCTACGTAACTCCAGATTTTTCAAAGATAACTAACTTAAAAATTTGGGTTGACGCATTCTGTCAGATATTCTTCTCCTTAAGTTTAGGATTTGGTATTATGATAGCATACTCAAGTTACTTACCTGAAAAAACTGACTTGACAAAAAGTTCACTTATTGTAGCTTTGTCAAATTCATTCTACTCATTAATTGTAGGTCTTGCGGTATTTGGAACATTGGGATACATGGCATTCCAACAGAACATACCAATAACTGAAGTTGTTCAACAATCCATTACTTTGGCATTTGTTACATTCCCTACGGCAATTTCATTAATGCCTTTCGGAAGAGAATTTGGTATTATATTCTTCTTAAGCTTCGTTATTGCAGGTATCTCATCAGCATTATCCTTAATGGAGTCATTCTCGTCTGCAATTATCGATAAATTCCAAATCAGCAGGAAAAAGACTTCGTTTATTGTTACAATATTAGGTATTCTAGGGAGTTTAATATTCGTAACTCAGTCTGGTTTATACTGGTTAGATATAGTAGATAACTTCATTTCAAACGTAACATTACCATTAGTTGGTATATTAGAAGCTATTGCGGCAATATGGTTATTTAAAGGTGAAAAACTTGTTGAATACATCGATAGATTGTCCCCTATTAAAATGGGTTCATTATGGAAAGTATTCGCAGGTATAATTACACCAGTGTCATTATTGGTGTTCTTAGGATTCCATACGTACAGTTTAATTACAACAGGTTACGGCGGATATGAAAGCATATTTGTAGCATTAGGTGCTGCAGTTATTCCTGCTATGCTCTTAGGTTCAATCATCTTTACATCAATACCTTGGAAAGAAAAAATTCAAGACTGGGACAGCTTTAACTACAATAGATTTAAAGAAATTGCAAAAGAAGTATTAAAAAAGGAAGAAAAAATATAA
- a CDS encoding CBS domain-containing protein, giving the protein MYFNKLSTIERVYNIGLEHDSIEYLFTYINKFILESESDLIKLYDLKILNKLSVSQIMSSRVVTVNENDSVDFLNSVIRKHKHLGYPVVDSDKELVGIVTFNDLEKKSVPGKTKIKDIMTKSKNLVTIRCDESALAAQKLMIKSKVGRLIVLDEENNILGIISKTDILKTNEIYSKKTTKIKDCKHITNLYFYDTDVKKLERLKDNIIVLMSARGYIISEKEDYVEVKSRDWDAFAKLVKNNNGELSHISIDTKLLDIMSIKVIKEMMKTIEKEKFEEIVITDHVTMVNEKSAIQRVITDFALFEDSKRTFGTITVRVDM; this is encoded by the coding sequence ATGTATTTTAATAAATTATCTACGATAGAAAGAGTATACAACATAGGCTTGGAACATGATTCAATAGAATATTTATTTACTTATATAAACAAATTTATATTGGAAAGTGAAAGCGATTTAATAAAATTGTACGACTTAAAAATATTAAATAAGCTTAGTGTAAGTCAAATAATGTCTTCTAGGGTCGTTACAGTTAATGAAAATGATTCTGTAGATTTTTTGAATAGCGTAATACGGAAGCATAAACATTTGGGCTATCCGGTCGTAGATTCTGACAAAGAACTTGTTGGAATTGTTACATTCAATGACCTTGAAAAGAAATCAGTACCTGGTAAAACAAAAATAAAAGACATAATGACTAAATCCAAGAATTTAGTAACCATAAGATGCGATGAATCTGCATTAGCTGCTCAAAAATTAATGATAAAAAGTAAAGTTGGTAGATTAATAGTTTTAGATGAAGAAAACAATATATTGGGCATTATAAGTAAAACGGATATCTTAAAAACCAATGAAATATATAGTAAAAAAACTACCAAAATAAAAGATTGTAAACATATTACAAACCTTTATTTCTACGATACAGATGTTAAAAAGCTTGAAAGACTTAAGGATAATATAATAGTACTTATGAGCGCTAGAGGATACATAATTTCTGAAAAAGAAGATTATGTAGAAGTAAAATCAAGAGATTGGGACGCATTTGCTAAATTAGTTAAAAATAATAACGGGGAATTATCCCATATATCTATTGACACCAAATTGTTGGATATTATGAGTATTAAAGTTATTAAAGAAATGATGAAAACGATTGAAAAAGAAAAGTTTGAAGAAATCGTAATTACTGACCACGTAACTATGGTAAATGAAAAATCAGCAATACAAAGAGTTATTACAGACTTTGCATTATTTGAAGACAGTAAAAGGACTTTTGGTACAATTACCGTTCGAGTGGACATGTGA
- the hisA gene encoding 1-(5-phosphoribosyl)-5-[(5-phosphoribosylamino)methylideneamino]imidazole-4-carboxamide isomerase, whose translation MYIIPAVDMKEGKCVQLIQGDPTKRHVEYDNPDEIAKMWIENGAEMLHLVDLDGAIDGERVNLPCVKKIIQESKVPVQMGGGIRTIQDVEELVDLGINKVIIGTVAVQNPDFVEQLAKKVGSDKIMVALDAKDGKVVIKGWKEKTEYTPVQMGKILEEKGAGSILFTNVDSEGLLNGINITPTKELVDNLNIPIIASGGVTTIEDLIEFKKIGVAGVVVGSALYKNNFKLQDAINTVNNFKI comes from the coding sequence ATGTATATTATACCTGCTGTGGATATGAAAGAAGGCAAATGCGTGCAGTTAATACAAGGAGACCCCACAAAGAGACATGTGGAGTATGACAACCCTGACGAAATAGCTAAAATGTGGATAGAAAATGGTGCAGAGATGTTGCACCTTGTAGATTTGGATGGTGCAATTGACGGAGAGCGTGTAAATTTACCCTGTGTTAAGAAAATAATTCAAGAGTCAAAAGTACCTGTTCAAATGGGTGGTGGCATAAGAACCATACAAGATGTGGAAGAATTAGTCGATTTGGGGATTAATAAAGTTATTATCGGTACTGTGGCAGTTCAAAATCCAGATTTTGTTGAACAACTTGCTAAAAAAGTAGGTAGTGACAAAATAATGGTTGCTTTAGATGCAAAAGATGGTAAAGTAGTTATAAAAGGATGGAAGGAAAAAACAGAGTACACACCAGTTCAAATGGGTAAAATTTTAGAAGAAAAAGGTGCTGGTAGTATTTTATTTACAAATGTAGACTCTGAAGGTCTTTTAAATGGTATAAATATCACACCTACAAAAGAACTCGTAGATAACTTAAATATACCGATTATAGCATCTGGCGGAGTAACTACAATCGAAGATTTAATTGAATTCAAAAAAATAGGTGTAGCTGGCGTTGTTGTAGGTTCTGCATTGTACAAAAACAATTTTAAACTACAGGACGCAATAAATACAGTAAATAACTTTAAAATTTAA
- a CDS encoding bifunctional N(6)-L-threonylcarbamoyladenine synthase/serine/threonine protein kinase produces the protein MNRKSKKLICLGLEGTAEKTGVGIVTEDGEVLYNNTIIYKPPLQGINPREAADHHAETFIKLLKDAFNNVNPKDIDLVAFSQGPGLGPSLRVTATAGRALALSLNKPIIGVNHCVGHVEIGKLTTPAKDPLTLYVSGGNTQILAYVGNKYRVIGETHDIAIGNCLDQFARSCGLPHPGGVYIEQMAKKSKDNLENRGNYLKLPYTIKGMDLSLSGLLTAAIKKSKDTSGNHTLEDVCYSLQETAFAMLTEITERALAHTNKSEVMLVGGVAANDRLKEMLQKMCNEQNVDFYVPEKQYCGDNGAMIGWLGILQYKNGKRTDLADTKIMPNYRADMVGVNWINNEDNIKINEAQRVIPENLIGKGAEADIEIIDYLGNKSIKKTRIVKGYRVNELDILIRQRRTVKEARFLNNVKNLRICTPTVYDINKDENSIIMEFIDGVSLKDYILNNKCLNPDLKNLLIRVGESIAKMHNENIIHNDLTTSNFMVSQDNGLCNESNIKLYVLDFGLAKYTDVFEDRAIDLIVLKKALISTHYKQFDEIWNNILEGYKISKDYDKTLKMIDKVEKKGRYL, from the coding sequence ATGAATCGAAAAAGTAAAAAATTAATCTGTTTAGGCTTAGAGGGGACTGCTGAAAAAACAGGAGTGGGTATAGTCACCGAGGATGGAGAAGTACTGTACAATAATACAATAATCTACAAACCGCCATTACAAGGAATAAATCCTCGTGAAGCTGCAGACCATCACGCGGAAACCTTTATAAAACTTTTAAAAGACGCATTTAACAACGTGAATCCAAAAGATATTGATTTAGTGGCTTTTTCTCAAGGACCTGGTTTAGGTCCAAGTTTAAGAGTGACTGCAACGGCGGGGAGAGCTTTGGCTCTTTCACTAAATAAACCTATAATCGGCGTTAATCATTGTGTAGGTCACGTAGAGATAGGAAAATTAACAACACCTGCAAAAGACCCTTTAACATTATATGTAAGCGGTGGAAATACCCAAATTTTGGCTTACGTAGGTAATAAATATCGAGTAATTGGTGAAACTCACGATATAGCTATAGGAAACTGTTTAGACCAATTTGCAAGAAGTTGTGGATTACCACATCCTGGTGGCGTATATATCGAACAAATGGCAAAGAAATCAAAAGATAATTTGGAAAATCGTGGAAATTACTTAAAATTACCCTACACAATAAAAGGTATGGATTTATCTCTTTCTGGATTACTAACTGCGGCAATTAAGAAATCAAAAGATACCAGTGGGAATCATACTTTGGAAGATGTATGCTACTCTTTACAAGAAACGGCTTTCGCAATGTTAACAGAAATAACTGAGAGAGCTTTAGCACACACCAATAAGTCAGAAGTAATGTTAGTTGGAGGAGTTGCTGCAAACGACCGTTTAAAAGAAATGCTACAAAAAATGTGTAATGAGCAAAATGTTGACTTCTATGTGCCCGAAAAACAATACTGTGGCGATAATGGGGCTATGATAGGCTGGTTAGGTATTTTACAATATAAAAATGGAAAAAGAACTGATTTAGCAGATACAAAAATTATGCCAAATTACCGTGCAGATATGGTGGGTGTAAATTGGATTAATAATGAGGATAATATAAAAATAAATGAAGCTCAACGAGTAATACCCGAAAATTTAATTGGAAAGGGTGCTGAGGCAGATATTGAAATTATTGATTATTTAGGGAATAAATCTATTAAGAAGACTAGGATAGTAAAAGGTTACCGTGTAAATGAGTTGGATATACTTATAAGACAAAGAAGAACGGTAAAAGAAGCAAGATTTTTAAATAATGTAAAAAATTTAAGAATTTGCACCCCTACAGTTTATGATATAAATAAAGATGAAAATAGCATAATAATGGAATTTATCGACGGTGTATCTTTAAAAGATTATATATTAAATAATAAATGTCTAAATCCTGATTTAAAAAATTTATTAATTAGAGTCGGTGAATCAATTGCTAAAATGCACAACGAAAACATAATTCACAATGATTTAACTACCTCTAATTTTATGGTTAGTCAAGACAATGGGTTATGTAATGAATCAAATATTAAATTATATGTGTTAGATTTTGGATTAGCAAAATATACTGACGTTTTTGAGGATAGGGCGATTGACTTAATTGTTTTGAAAAAAGCACTAATAAGCACACATTACAAACAATTTGACGAAATTTGGAATAATATTCTGGAAGGCTACAAAATTTCTAAAGATTATGATAAAACTTTAAAAATGATTGATAAAGTTGAAAAAAAGGGTAGATATTTATAA